In Mesoplodon densirostris isolate mMesDen1 chromosome 5, mMesDen1 primary haplotype, whole genome shotgun sequence, a single window of DNA contains:
- the EIF4A2 gene encoding eukaryotic initiation factor 4A-II isoform X2 encodes MSGSSADYNREHGGPEGMEPDGVIESNWNEIVDNFDDMNLKESLLRGIYAYGFEKPSAIQQRAIIPCIKGYDVIAQAQSGTGKTATFAISILQQLEIEFKETQALVLAPTRELAQQIQKVILALGDYMGATCHACIGGTNVRNEMQKLQAEAPHIVVGTPGRVFDMLNRRYLSPKWIKMFVLDEADEMLSRGFKDQIYEIFQKLNTSIQVVLLSATMPTDVLEVTKKFMRDPIRILVKKEELTLEGIKQFYINVEREEWKLDTLCDLYETLTITQAVIFLNTRRKVDWLTEKMHARDFTVSALHGDMDQKERDVIMREFRSGSSRVLITTDLLARGIDVQQVSLVINYDLPTNRENYIHRIGRGGRFGRKGVAINFVTEEDKRILRDIETFYNTTVEEMPMNVADLI; translated from the exons ATGTCTGGTAGCTCCGCGGATTATAACAG AGAACATGGCGGCCCCGAGGGAATGGAGCCCGATGGTGTCATCGAG agCAACTGGAATGAGATTGTTGATAACTTTGATGATATGAATTTAAAGGAGTCTCTTCTTCGAGGCATCTATGCTTATGGTTTTGAGAAGCCATCAGCTATTCAGCAGAGAGCTATTATCCCGTGTATAAAAG GGTATGATGTGATTGCTCAAGCTCAGTCAGGTACTGGCAAGACAGCCACATTTGCTATTTCCATCCTGCAACAGTTGGAGATTGAGTTCAAGGAGACCCAAGCACTAGTATTGGCCCCCACCAGAGAACTGGCTCAACAG ATCCAAAAGGTAATTCTGGCACTTGGAGACTATATGGGAGCAACTTGTCATGCCTGCATTGGTGGAACCAATGTTCGAAATGAAATGCAAAAACTTCAGGCTGAAGCACCACATATTGTTGTTGGTACACCAGGGAGAGTGTTTGATATGTTAAACAGAAGATACCTTT ctCCAAAATGGATCAAAATGTTTGTTTTGGATGAAGCAGATGAAATGCTGAGCCGAGGGTTTAAGGATCAAATCTATGAGattttccaaaaattaaatacaagtatTCAG gtggtgTTGCTTTCTGCCACAATGCCAACGGATGTGTTGGAAGTGACCAAAAAATTCATGAGAGATCCCATTCGAATTCTGGTGAAAAAGGAAGAATTGACCCTTGAAGGAATTAAACAGTTTTATATTAATGTTGAAAGAGAG GAATGGAAGTTGGATACACTTTGTGACTTGTACGAGACACTGACGATTACACAGGCTGTTATTTTTCTCAATACAAGGCGTAAGGTGGACTGGCTCACTGAGAAAATGCATGCCAGGGATTTCACAGTTTCTGCTCTG CATGGTGACATGGACCAGAAGGAAAGAGATGTTATTATGAGGGAATTCCGATCAGGGTCAAGCCGTGTTCTGATCACTACTGACTTGTTG GCTCGTGGGATTGATGTGCAACAAGTGTCATTGGTTATTAACTATGATCTACCTACCAATCGTGAAAACTATATTCACAG AATTGGCAGAGGGGGTCGATTTGGGAGGAAAGGTGTGGCTATAAACTTTGTTACTGAAGAAGACAAGAGGATTCTTCGTGACATTGAGACTTTCTACAATACTACAGTGGAGGAAATGCCAATGAATGTGGCTGACCTTATTTAA
- the EIF4A2 gene encoding eukaryotic initiation factor 4A-II isoform X1: protein MSGSSADYNSREHGGPEGMEPDGVIESNWNEIVDNFDDMNLKESLLRGIYAYGFEKPSAIQQRAIIPCIKGYDVIAQAQSGTGKTATFAISILQQLEIEFKETQALVLAPTRELAQQIQKVILALGDYMGATCHACIGGTNVRNEMQKLQAEAPHIVVGTPGRVFDMLNRRYLSPKWIKMFVLDEADEMLSRGFKDQIYEIFQKLNTSIQVVLLSATMPTDVLEVTKKFMRDPIRILVKKEELTLEGIKQFYINVEREEWKLDTLCDLYETLTITQAVIFLNTRRKVDWLTEKMHARDFTVSALHGDMDQKERDVIMREFRSGSSRVLITTDLLARGIDVQQVSLVINYDLPTNRENYIHRIGRGGRFGRKGVAINFVTEEDKRILRDIETFYNTTVEEMPMNVADLI, encoded by the exons ATGTCTGGTAGCTCCGCGGATTATAACAG CAGAGAACATGGCGGCCCCGAGGGAATGGAGCCCGATGGTGTCATCGAG agCAACTGGAATGAGATTGTTGATAACTTTGATGATATGAATTTAAAGGAGTCTCTTCTTCGAGGCATCTATGCTTATGGTTTTGAGAAGCCATCAGCTATTCAGCAGAGAGCTATTATCCCGTGTATAAAAG GGTATGATGTGATTGCTCAAGCTCAGTCAGGTACTGGCAAGACAGCCACATTTGCTATTTCCATCCTGCAACAGTTGGAGATTGAGTTCAAGGAGACCCAAGCACTAGTATTGGCCCCCACCAGAGAACTGGCTCAACAG ATCCAAAAGGTAATTCTGGCACTTGGAGACTATATGGGAGCAACTTGTCATGCCTGCATTGGTGGAACCAATGTTCGAAATGAAATGCAAAAACTTCAGGCTGAAGCACCACATATTGTTGTTGGTACACCAGGGAGAGTGTTTGATATGTTAAACAGAAGATACCTTT ctCCAAAATGGATCAAAATGTTTGTTTTGGATGAAGCAGATGAAATGCTGAGCCGAGGGTTTAAGGATCAAATCTATGAGattttccaaaaattaaatacaagtatTCAG gtggtgTTGCTTTCTGCCACAATGCCAACGGATGTGTTGGAAGTGACCAAAAAATTCATGAGAGATCCCATTCGAATTCTGGTGAAAAAGGAAGAATTGACCCTTGAAGGAATTAAACAGTTTTATATTAATGTTGAAAGAGAG GAATGGAAGTTGGATACACTTTGTGACTTGTACGAGACACTGACGATTACACAGGCTGTTATTTTTCTCAATACAAGGCGTAAGGTGGACTGGCTCACTGAGAAAATGCATGCCAGGGATTTCACAGTTTCTGCTCTG CATGGTGACATGGACCAGAAGGAAAGAGATGTTATTATGAGGGAATTCCGATCAGGGTCAAGCCGTGTTCTGATCACTACTGACTTGTTG GCTCGTGGGATTGATGTGCAACAAGTGTCATTGGTTATTAACTATGATCTACCTACCAATCGTGAAAACTATATTCACAG AATTGGCAGAGGGGGTCGATTTGGGAGGAAAGGTGTGGCTATAAACTTTGTTACTGAAGAAGACAAGAGGATTCTTCGTGACATTGAGACTTTCTACAATACTACAGTGGAGGAAATGCCAATGAATGTGGCTGACCTTATTTAA
- the RFC4 gene encoding replication factor C subunit 4, protein MQAFLKGTSISSKPPLTKDRGVAATARSSGENKKAKPVPWVEKYRPKYVDEVAFQEEVVAVLKKSLEGADLPNLLFYGPPGTGKTSTILAAARELFGPELFRLRVLELNASDERGIQVVREKVKNFAQLTVTGSRSDGKPCPPFKIVILDEADSMTSAAQAALRRTMEKESKTTRFCLICNYVSRIIEPLTSRCSKFRFKPLSDKVQQQRLLDIADKEHIKISNEGLAHLVKVSEGDLRKAITFLQSATRLTGGKEVTEKVITDIAGVIPAETIDGVFAACQSGSFDKLEAVVKDLIDEGHAATQLVNQLHDGVVENDNLSDKQKSVITEKLAEVDKCLADGADEHLQLIGLCSTVMQQLTQNC, encoded by the exons ATGCAGGCATTTCTAAAAGGCACATCTATCAGCAGTAAACCACCATTGACTAAGGATCGAGGAGTAGCTGCCACTGCCAGAAGTAGTGGAGAGAACAAGAAAGCCAAACCTGTTCCGTGGGTGGAAAAATA tcGCCCAAAATATGTGGATGAAGTTGCTTTCCAGGAAGAAGTGGTTGCAGTGCTAAAAAAGTCTTTAGAAGGAGCTGAT CTCCCTAATCTCTTGTTTTATGGGCCACCTGGAACTGGAAAAACATCCACTATTTTGGCAGCAGCTAGGGAACTCTTTGG GCCTGAACTTTTTCGATTAAGAGTTCTTGAGTTAAATGCATCTGATGAACGTGGAATACAAGTAGTTAGAGAGAAAGTGAAGAATTTTGCCCAATTAACTGTGACAGGAAGCCGTTCAGA CGGGAAGCCATGTCctccttttaaaattgtgatcCTGGATGAAGCAGATTCTATGACCTCAGCTGCTCAGGCAGCTTTAAGACGTACCATGGAAAAAGAGTCTAAAACCACCCGATTCTGTCTCATCTGTAACTATGTCAGTCG AATCATTGAACCTCTGACCTCTAGATGTTCTAAATTCCGCTTCAAACCTCTGTCAGATAAAGTTCAACAGCAGCGATTACTAGACATCGCTGATAAAGAACATATCAAAATTAGCAATGAG GGACTAGCTCATCTTGTTAAAGTGTCAGAAGGAGACTTAAGGAAAGCCATTACATTTCTTCAGAGTGCTACTCGATTAACAGGTGGAAAGGAGGTCACAGAAAAGGTGATCACAGACATTGCTGGG gtAATACCAGCTGAAACAATTGATGGAGTATTTGCTGCATGTCAGAGTGGCTCTTTTGACAAACTAGAAGCTGTGGTAAAG GACTTAATAGATGAGGGTCATGCAGCAACTCAGCTTGTAAATCAGCTTCACGACGGGGTTGTAGAAAATGATAACCTTTCTGATAAACAGAAGTCTGTTATTACAGAAAAACTTGCT GAAGTTGATAAATGTTTAGCAGATGGTGCTGATGAACATCTACAGCTGATCGGCCTCTGCTCAACTGTCATGCAGCAGTTAACTCAGAATTGTTAA